One region of Haloprofundus salilacus genomic DNA includes:
- a CDS encoding SDR family NAD(P)-dependent oxidoreductase, whose protein sequence is MDLGLDSQRALLFAASKGLGRAAAAELACEGARVAIASRDPDNLADARDHLVEAAGGDTAAVETFTCDLADPTAIEETVATAVDAFGGLDVLVTNHGGPPVQSIAETDVETLDRTYERVLRSTVVALRAALPHLADGDGGSVVNVVSATAAEPLPGDVLQAAFRPGIYALSKSLANEYGPEGVRVNCVCPRGIVTDRLDEKIRLLAERDDISVAETGERRAAELPVGALGEPPSFGRAVAFLASPAADYVTGETLALDGGWLGGMSP, encoded by the coding sequence GTGGACCTCGGACTCGACAGCCAGCGCGCACTGCTGTTCGCTGCGAGCAAGGGACTCGGCCGCGCCGCTGCGGCGGAACTCGCCTGCGAGGGAGCGCGGGTGGCCATTGCCTCGCGCGACCCCGACAACCTCGCCGACGCCCGCGACCACCTCGTCGAGGCCGCCGGCGGCGACACTGCGGCGGTGGAAACCTTCACCTGCGACCTCGCCGACCCGACGGCCATCGAGGAGACGGTCGCCACCGCCGTCGACGCGTTCGGGGGTCTCGACGTGCTCGTGACGAACCACGGCGGCCCGCCCGTCCAGTCCATCGCGGAGACCGACGTGGAGACGCTCGACCGCACCTACGAGCGCGTCCTCCGGAGCACCGTGGTCGCGCTCCGCGCCGCGCTCCCGCACCTCGCCGACGGCGACGGGGGGTCGGTCGTCAACGTCGTCTCCGCGACCGCCGCCGAACCGCTGCCCGGCGACGTGTTACAGGCGGCGTTCCGGCCGGGCATCTACGCCCTCTCGAAGAGCCTCGCGAACGAGTACGGACCTGAGGGCGTCCGCGTCAACTGCGTCTGCCCCCGCGGCATCGTCACCGACCGACTGGACGAGAAGATTCGCCTGCTCGCCGAAAGAGATGACATCTCGGTCGCGGAGACCGGCGAGCGCCGCGCTGCCGAACTGCCGGTGGGAGCCCTCGGCGAACCGCCGTCGTTCGGCCGAGCCGTCGCCTTTCTCGCGTCGCCCGCGGCCGACTACGTCACCGGCGAGACGCTCGCGCTCGACGGCGGCTGGC